Proteins encoded together in one Trueperaceae bacterium window:
- a CDS encoding SDR family oxidoreductase, with product MNDGGVVLVTGVGQGFGRAIALGWGRAGYDVVCADRDVALASKTAAEVEEVGGQAIPVQLDVTVPLDVRQAFAKVDELFGRLDGVVHVASRGGDGDATTLADGAFGELVDEVLRSSHLVLRNAGRRMEDGFVLVVGPDAASDEPHDAMTRAGLAALVRGYVPRLAHLRLGLVTPSRPASDPHHDAPLVDAALFLGGPGGVGLPGATLDVTLPPPPRRVERLLPEVQAALGHPSEADDEADADATDDGPDAPWDDEDAPSADAAWDAPDGPAWVAADGVR from the coding sequence CTCGTGACGGGCGTCGGGCAGGGCTTCGGGCGCGCGATCGCGCTCGGGTGGGGCCGGGCCGGGTACGACGTGGTGTGCGCCGACCGCGACGTCGCCCTCGCCAGCAAGACCGCCGCGGAGGTCGAGGAGGTCGGGGGCCAAGCGATCCCCGTGCAGCTCGACGTGACGGTCCCCCTCGACGTACGCCAGGCGTTCGCGAAGGTCGACGAGCTCTTCGGTCGCCTCGACGGCGTCGTGCACGTCGCGTCCCGGGGCGGGGACGGCGACGCGACGACCCTCGCCGACGGGGCGTTCGGGGAGCTCGTCGACGAGGTGCTGCGCAGCAGCCACCTGGTGCTCCGCAACGCCGGCCGTCGCATGGAGGACGGCTTCGTCCTCGTCGTCGGGCCCGACGCGGCGTCCGACGAGCCGCACGACGCCATGACCCGCGCCGGTCTCGCGGCGCTCGTCCGCGGCTACGTCCCGCGCCTCGCGCACCTCCGCCTCGGGCTCGTGACGCCCTCGCGCCCCGCGAGCGACCCGCACCACGACGCGCCCCTCGTGGACGCCGCGCTGTTCCTGGGCGGGCCCGGCGGGGTGGGCCTGCCCGGCGCGACCCTCGACGTCACCCTCCCGCCGCCCCCCCGCCGCGTCGAACGCCTCCTTCCCGAAGTCCAGGCGGCGCTGGGCCACCCGAGCGAAGCCGACGACGAGGCCGACGCGGACGCGACCGACGACGGGCCCGACGCCCCGTGGGACGACGAGGACGCGCCGTCCGCCGATGCGGCCTGGGACGCCCCCGACGGCCCGGCGTGGGTCGCAGCGGACGGGGTCCGG